A single region of the Variovorax paradoxus genome encodes:
- a CDS encoding peptidase domain-containing ABC transporter has product MIKFLLPSQLVADAPEEPGASPYAGALNKAFRDAYPLVKSAAWRSLPISLFGLLPSIFLLQVYDRVLSRGGISTLAALVSGILFFLCLEFWLRARRSRLLRNAGAIIDHGVSGALLHSMLNRPLRALEARPASIWHQFFRDVASVRGTVSGGLAQSIFDLPMAIFALVVIGIVALPVLPVVALFLGVMAFLAWWWADEVRTGRVEEVQRGRGLDRMTSEICNARETLKTQSNDGPTIEMWRQTYNAWLSESFSKNGQIESARDGTTVLLTVFSVIVVTVGAVSVMQQWMTVGGLVASNMLALKALQPVAGLVSSWRSLAAAKEAAKRLEKVLSEPVEKPPSGMTLPQPLGRVTFKDVSFSFTEAAQKPVLENVDLDIGPGGLHVVVGRNGAGKSTLVKLLSGLYTPTRGVISIGEYDLSQFGREELSRWISYLSQEVYWFGGPLIDTMRRTAPGQSDEQVVAACKLSGAHDFISKLPDGYRTVVGEGGTGFSVGERRKLALAMSFLRKPSVLVLDEPSNDLDFQSERTLLATLLAVAKVRTVVVVTHSLRIVSAATVVYHVTGQGNVEQGTAAVMVPKLFGVKKPLVALTDPAAGDSDADAHSLGAAAANRSMA; this is encoded by the coding sequence ATGATCAAGTTTCTCTTGCCCAGCCAGCTGGTTGCCGATGCGCCCGAAGAGCCGGGCGCGAGTCCGTACGCAGGTGCGCTGAACAAAGCCTTTCGCGACGCCTATCCGCTGGTCAAGAGCGCGGCCTGGCGCTCGCTGCCCATCAGCCTTTTCGGCTTGCTGCCGTCGATCTTCCTGCTTCAGGTGTATGACCGCGTGCTCTCGCGCGGCGGCATCTCGACGCTGGCCGCGCTGGTGAGCGGCATCTTGTTTTTCCTGTGCCTCGAGTTCTGGTTGCGCGCGCGGCGCTCGCGCCTGCTGCGCAATGCGGGCGCCATCATCGACCACGGCGTGTCGGGTGCGCTGCTCCATTCGATGCTGAACCGGCCGTTGCGTGCGCTCGAAGCGCGGCCGGCGTCGATCTGGCACCAGTTCTTTCGTGACGTGGCTTCGGTGCGCGGCACGGTCAGCGGCGGCCTGGCGCAATCGATCTTCGATCTGCCGATGGCGATCTTCGCGCTGGTGGTGATCGGCATCGTCGCCTTGCCGGTATTGCCGGTGGTGGCTTTGTTCCTGGGTGTCATGGCCTTCCTGGCCTGGTGGTGGGCCGACGAGGTGCGCACCGGCCGGGTGGAAGAAGTGCAGCGCGGGCGCGGCCTCGACCGCATGACCTCCGAGATCTGCAATGCGCGCGAAACGCTCAAGACGCAATCGAACGACGGCCCCACCATCGAGATGTGGCGTCAGACCTACAACGCCTGGCTGAGCGAAAGCTTCAGCAAGAACGGCCAGATCGAATCCGCGCGCGACGGCACCACCGTGCTGCTGACGGTCTTTTCGGTGATCGTGGTGACGGTGGGCGCTGTCTCCGTGATGCAGCAGTGGATGACGGTGGGCGGCCTGGTCGCCTCGAACATGCTGGCCCTCAAGGCACTACAGCCGGTGGCGGGCCTGGTCTCGAGCTGGCGTTCGCTGGCCGCCGCCAAGGAGGCGGCCAAGCGGCTCGAGAAGGTGCTTTCCGAGCCGGTCGAAAAACCGCCGAGCGGCATGACGCTGCCGCAGCCGCTGGGCCGCGTGACGTTCAAGGACGTGAGCTTCAGCTTCACCGAGGCCGCGCAGAAGCCGGTGCTCGAGAACGTCGACCTCGACATCGGGCCCGGCGGCCTGCATGTGGTCGTCGGGCGCAACGGCGCCGGCAAGTCGACACTGGTCAAGCTGCTCTCGGGCCTGTACACGCCCACGCGCGGGGTCATCAGCATCGGCGAGTACGACCTTTCGCAGTTCGGCCGCGAAGAGCTCTCGCGCTGGATCAGCTATCTCTCGCAAGAGGTGTACTGGTTTGGCGGGCCGCTGATCGACACCATGCGCCGCACGGCCCCGGGCCAGAGCGACGAGCAGGTGGTGGCGGCGTGCAAGCTCTCGGGTGCGCACGACTTCATCTCGAAGCTCCCCGACGGCTACCGCACCGTGGTGGGCGAAGGAGGCACGGGCTTTTCGGTAGGCGAGCGGCGCAAGCTGGCGCTGGCCATGAGCTTCTTGCGCAAGCCCTCGGTGCTGGTGCTCGACGAGCCGAGCAACGACCTCGACTTTCAGAGCGAGCGCACGCTGCTCGCCACGCTGCTCGCGGTGGCCAAGGTGCGCACCGTGGTGGTGGTCACGCATTCGCTGCGCATCGTGTCGGCCGCCACGGTGGTCTATCACGTCACTGGGCAGGGCAATGTCGAACAGGGAACGGCCGCCGTGATGGTGCCAAAGCTTTTCGGCGTGAAGAAGCCGCTGGTGGCGCTGACCGATCCGGCCGCGGGAGACAGCGACGCCGATGCGCACTCGCTGGGCGCCGCCGCGGCGAACCGTTCCATGGCTTGA